The Ostrinia nubilalis chromosome 30, ilOstNubi1.1, whole genome shotgun sequence DNA segment ttcccccgggacaaacttgaccttcattggttgggtttttgtggcggtcaagctgtagatcctggctacacaggagttgcagtggtgggaacgagaggtgggaatagtcccgttaacatcaggtgcgattgcggtcaaacacctaccttgttctgcataaaaaatataaatacaaaaagtaCACAGTACTGTTTGTCTGCCAtaatcattcatcatcatcaggtcatttagtctccactgcaggagcacgactctctaattgaccagaggcaaatggatttGTACACTTcctacgctggccagacgggttgaagAGCCTTTATTCCCACTGTCCACCCTGGGTGGCCAGTGTCacaactttaaaaaaatgattcCCCCTGTTCCCCTTAGTCTATTTTAGAGAAACCACACAGTTTGTTTGTGACGTTAAATAACCACTGCCACATATTATGGTCTTTTACACAActtgattaatttttgaaaattacaCCGTCTCTTTCTTTTCCTATACACAAGAGACAGCACGATATACTATATTTGGTCATATCTTTGTATTTAGACTAGTAATATAGGCTGTGATGTTAATGAATTAGAATATAATCTGTGGGTGTTTCAATAGCTtttataaacataaattatGTCAGTCAGTAGCTTTACTAGATGTCAGcagtgtacagtcagcgtccaatagttcgtgacaccgaaAGTGGcgaaaaagttgacaacacaaccttattccaattgtaacaaagacgttttgcgaacttttggctactttgggtgttgcGTTGTCGCGGTGTGCGAAGTTATGGCCAATTATTAtgtaacaaacatttttattccTTCAATAATGTACATAGGTATTAGTTGGTAATTTTAACtagtttttcattattttagtgAAAATTTTCTTGTCTATGCTAACAGGCTTGTGAGACGATATTTCAGAAAAATCTACTATTAGAAGacaatgtaaataaatttaaattaggCAAAGATCCAGGAAACTACTTTAAATTTCATAATCGaggaaagttttttttatcaaaggTAATTTGTTTCTAAACTTAGCTTTTTTCCCAAATGCCACCGCCTATGGGGTGGAATCTGCTACTCCGGGGTGGCATCTGCTACTAGGTAGCGTGTCAAAACCCATGGCCTACGGTGGGCCATAATGCGTTCGTTCAACCTCTTTTTCAAGGTATCGAGTGAGATAGCCACTTGCCACTGAAGTGGTGGAAGGCACTAATAGGTGTCGTTTACCACCCCGGAGGTAAACGGGCACTTATTTAGTTTAATTTTCCCCCCTTCGAGCTTGCCACCGGGTTGTTAATTGGCACTGGTGCAGTTATCTTTTAGCTGcgcctattttttgaagatagTACACTGACATCTAGTAGTATACTGTtggcaaaataataatagtaatgcTTGTAAAACATGTGTGTGTGTTAACATAAGGCTTTCGAGTGTGTAGCAAAAAGTCGACAGTGTGTGGTGCcctaataaaattcaaaatgtatATTTTGAGTCATTGTGTAAGTAAACTTAGTtgtaatttttatgaaataaaaataaaatacattgatttgaattgaatttgttttatttaattaatataataaataatattgatctGAATCGTGGGAATTAATGATTGTAGAGAGACTGGGAGGCTATTTCCAATAGCCCCCACAGGTGGCAACTGGGACTATTTTGAatgtttaattttcatttctATGACCACCGCCACCACCGCGTTTAGGCGACTTTTGGGAAATCAAAAACGAAAAAAGATAGGTAGACCCATTTGCCTCTGCCATATTTTTAGTGTCACCAGTGGGGATAGCGCATCAAACATTAATTCCccgattaaaataataactttaaaacgagaaaactaataataaattcaACAGAGTATCAGTGTCCTGAGCACGAATAATAAATATCGTTACGCGTATggtaaatgtatttttgtatgaaTAACAGCTTTATAAGGAGCTACAGTTTTTTAAATCTCCCTAGTACGAGAGATTCGTGCTCAGGGTACAGATTTTTAAGCTTTAGCTGAATGCTGTATCGACTTACAGACTTGCATTAAACCAATTCGTCGCTAAAACTCCAAATCTTCGGGCGAGAGTCGAATGCGGCGCGCTGGGAGTTCCCAGATGCGCAAATTGCACTCCGAATCGCCCGCTGCGATGCGACACGACCTACAAAAGAAACGTCAGTTGGGTCACAGAGTATGAGTTTTATTATCGGGaccgaatcagaaatgagaagatccgtaaacgaactaaagtcgctgacatagcccgacggattagcaagctgaagtggcagtgggcaggacacatagtacgcaggattgacggccgatgggcagcgaggttctggagtggaaaccgcgtaccggaaaacgcagcgtgggaccacctacaaggtggaccgacgacatcataaaggtagcaggaaggcgctggacgcaggccgctaccaaccgggcaatatggaaagcattgggggaggcctatgttcagcagtgtcctacggctgagatgatgttgatgatgggACCCACCATGCCCCCCCTCAACGGGGAGccgacaaacttgaccttcactggttgattcgcggtcaagctgcagatcctggctacacaggagttgaagcggtgggcagtggcggcgtagcatgggttggcacccggggcgatcaccccaggattttggggttacctaccgattcgaagattgaaagacaatcgcaccccccaccccccgtatcatgacatagaccgaagatttgccatgcagatgtgccactgagtactaatctgcgcgacttgtgtcaccccctgatgcttggcacctggggcggaccgcccccaccgccccccccttacgccgctactggcggtgggaacgagacgtGATAATAATCCCATTACCTACCTGAGGTATGGGActggcacgggaggggtgactgTCGAtgatattatgacgtgacatgacagagcatacaatctgaagtctcgttgacgcttgacgtctcaaaaacaccctcccgtgccgctaccACACTCCAGGCACAAACTGAGTTAAGTGCTAGAGCTATAGAAGCATATTTTTCACCCGCTCTGGTTGACAGCGACAGCAGTAACCGTCCCCGCACCAGTCAACCCTTCAACCGGCACCGCGCGTCCCCCAGACACGTTCAAAAGCCGCACTAACTGCTTTTTGGAGCCCCATCACTTTAAGACCTTTTGGAAATTTCATTACAGTGGCGCCAAAGCTTCTTACCCAGTTGAGTGGCGACGCAATGCGGGCAGGTCGATCTCCCACTAAATGGACTGACCACTTATcttaagtccggtcgccgagcacatagaatttcgtccaatgaccccaagctacccagcCTTAttactcgcgcgtaattatattgctgtcgcgctcacacactcactgcggccacCCGTTGcatagtcgcgacagcaacataattgcgcgcgagcgataaagatgggtagcttggggtcattggacgaaattctacctgctcggcgaccggactttagtgaaGGTCACAGAAAGCACCTGGATGCTGGCAACGCAAGATATgtcggtcgttgtagaaatccttggggagtaTTTACTagtttttacagtttttttacTAGTATCTCCAGCAGTGCAGTAGcagacgtcctttggctgaaatgatgatgatgagcactCACAACTTATTGAAAGTATCTCTCTCACCCGCTCTGGTTGACAGCGACAGCAGTAACCGTCCCCGCACCAGTCAACCCTTCAACCGGCACCGCGCGTCCTCCAGATACGTTTAGAAGCCGCACCAGCTGTTTCTCAGCTCGCGCCTGGCCTAGCACGAGCACGCATGGGTTGTTTGGAAGCCAAGACATACAGGACACTGGTGTGTCTAGGCAGATGACCTGGAAAAGgtgttaagtttttatttatctaacgACATAAGCCACGAAAGCCGAAAGGTGAAGGgctcggactggccgactcgtcatCCGAAGAAAGCTaggcccagtttccaccaaATTGGAGAGTTGGTAATTATGATTTAATTTGATATGGAAATAACGAAGTCTGACTAGTTATCCATTTTTTTGACAATTGAAGCAGAAAATGAAACTGCAAGGGAGGACATTCGGAATGAGATAGCAAGATAAAAAATAGCATTTTCTAAACTACTATGATGGCCCTGGTTTCcgccaaagcggagcggagaggagacgTGTCGGGCGGacgaatttttctatagaatcaGCGgatctctgctccgctccggtTTGGTGGAAACTGGGTCTTATTGAGGCGACTCAATTTGGGAAATGACATGTGCCATAGCCCATACATACCTTCAAAGGACTTCCCTGGTTGATATCATACACCCTCAACTCCGAGTCGATAGACACCGACGCGAAGATCCCAGGTCTCTGCAGACTGAAGGCCACGTCCAGAACACAGGTCCCGTGGCTGTCCAGCACGTCATACACCGGATCCGCCATCTTGCTCTCAAGTAGCTATGGGCAAATTAGTCAAAAGTCAGTGTAAAGGCTTTTACATAGCGCTTTTTTACGTGACTCATGCATTATTATGTTCAACAAGTTATCACAAATTATTGGGACTTCATAATTTCAGCGAatggacgtccacagctggataaaggcctcatccatttctacaacgaccggtcctattACTGCCCGCATTCAACAAATTCATTTATTGTaaaggaaagcgctggacgcaggccgctaccaatcgatcaacatggaaagcattgggggaggcctatgttcagcagtggatatcctatggctgaaatgatgatgatacctaATGGTTTATTGTAAGTCGGCCCTTTTCAAGCCACTTATGTATACGTCCCAATATAGCTCGCTCTACCACCACATCTGAACAACTGGTTGGTCCTCAGGACAAGTTGTTGCGTTAATTGCAAAActaaagtatttacttatattgGGACGTTACAAAAGTGCGCTTTTAAATAGCAAAAGTCCagtttaagaaaataaatgatatttacCGGCTGAGCAGTCTTCACGCGGCACAGCAACAGTCCTCCAGCCTTGGAGCCCACCACAAACACGTCATCAGCGACCTTCTCCTCAGACGGCCGCAGTGGATAACTCTTTATGAAGTCGAAACAACTGATATCCGGCGCTGGTACCTTCTTAGACCCATTCAGGGCGTAAGACACTacgttttcaaatattttcagGTTGGCATTCACTTGCCAAACGTTGATGGTGCCGTCTGACCCAGCGGAGATCAGAATCTGATCGGAGGCGCCGCGCCTTTTTCCTGTATTCTGGATTTGCATGGTCAAAAACATGTGAGCTAAGGATGCATCAGCCCAGAGTAAAGCAGAGACGCTGCGGCCTCCGTGACAGCCAGCAGGGGACGTCAACTGCATCCCCTCATTAACATTTCCAGAATCCCTCAAATTACATAGGACGACTTCGCCGGAACTCGTGGCGTATGCTAACAGCGCGGCTACAGACGGATGGTACTTGACAACTGTGACGCAGTTCTTCTCAGTGATATCAATTGAGTGGACTAGCTTGTCTCCGGCTGTTCTGCGGACTGTGTAGACCCTGATCAAGCCTTCATGTTCACACCAACGCTCATGCTGCGTCTGCCCGATCGATACAGCTAAAGAGTTGCCTGCACTGCTCCAGGATAGAGATAAGATGGACGCTAGCTGATGGTCTCCACTTCCTAAGCCAGGGGTGTCTTTATTAGTCTTCATTTCTTGGAATAGTTTAGCTGTAACCGTCTCCTCTTCATCAGAATCTGAAGAATTATACAGCATCTCCCTATCATTCTGATCTAGTTGCTCCAGCACGCCTGGTAGGACTTTTCTGAGGAAGGCGTTTAATCCAGGAGGGGGATACTCTTTCAAGACGTCTTCTTGAGCGTTCAGGTCACTAGGAGAAGCGGTAGACCCACAATCTTTGGTGAAATTCGTCTGCGAACCGACTCCAGACTCCCCATACTCACTAGTTTGCGTCGATGTGCTAGTTTCTAGCCTTTTGCTCTGGGATACAGACTCAAATCCAATGGCATCGCTATCATAACCACTCAGGGAAGAcattatttcactttattttatcaataaataataaatcaacaaCAATACCCcggtgtttgtttatttttgtttgtttggacCCGTTGTCATGGAAACGCGGTTCGTTTTTCAGAATGTCAGTCAAAGTGTGCCAGTGACTTGCGCgagtaaaataattttgatttaaatttttaaaacaagATCTTCCTCTACAGTGGCGACAGCTGGTGAGCGCAAAATAATACAAGTTGTTATATTGGCATTTCGTTGTTCAGATTCGGGATTGGTTAGTTGCCGCGATAGATGACGCTAGTAGTCGTCTTTTATAGAGCAATTTTATTGGAAAAGGGTAGTTTCGCTCCGCAATTCGTCGGTTACAGTAAATTTAATTCATTATTGTAAAAAAACCGCAAGACCACAACGATTTTCAAAACTGAAATGTGAACCCAAGTTAATTAGTGTTCGTGAAAAACGTTTTCCAAACTCAAGATCATTTAAACCTTCTGCGGGTTGACTGTCGTGTGCAGGCTGTTTTACAGGTAAGTGggtttttttaaacgttatttacTATGATTGTACCCTTTGGAGTCTCTACATATTCTAAAATACATGTTTTTCAGCGAATACCTAGtaaataactacctacttattaaccTCTCTCCATCTTTTCTAGTATATAACTCAATAtgtaaaatgaaatttaaacGTTATTTACTATGATTGTACCCTTTGGAGTCTCTACATATTCTAAAATACATGTTTTTCAGCGAATACCTAGtaaataactacctacttattaaccTCTCTCCATCCTTTCTAGTATATAACTCAATATGTAAAATGAAAAGACTTTTTaacttttaggtaggtacctaatggt contains these protein-coding regions:
- the LOC135085953 gene encoding uncharacterized protein LOC135085953, with the protein product MSSLSGYDSDAIGFESVSQSKRLETSTSTQTSEYGESGVGSQTNFTKDCGSTASPSDLNAQEDVLKEYPPPGLNAFLRKVLPGVLEQLDQNDREMLYNSSDSDEEETVTAKLFQEMKTNKDTPGLGSGDHQLASILSLSWSSAGNSLAVSIGQTQHERWCEHEGLIRVYTVRRTAGDKLVHSIDITEKNCVTVVKYHPSVAALLAYATSSGEVVLCNLRDSGNVNEGMQLTSPAGCHGGRSVSALLWADASLAHMFLTMQIQNTGKRRGASDQILISAGSDGTINVWQVNANLKIFENVVSYALNGSKKVPAPDISCFDFIKSYPLRPSEEKVADDVFVVGSKAGGLLLCRVKTAQPLLESKMADPVYDVLDSHGTCVLDVAFSLQRPGIFASVSIDSELRVYDINQGSPLKVICLDTPVSCMSWLPNNPCVLVLGQARAEKQLVRLLNVSGGRAVPVEGLTGAGTVTAVAVNQSG